The proteins below are encoded in one region of Nitrospira lenta:
- a CDS encoding MOSC domain-containing protein, producing the protein MNSGRPPYPHIHQVSVSDGGVPKQPVLEARVSRLGVEGDRQRNVKLHGGPDRAVCLFSLEVIEQLRQAGHSIEPGFSGENLTLTGLDWKLVRPGVRLTVGPDVELEVMSYTSPCRHNAQWFHDGDYQRLSQKKQPGWSRVYAKVLKDGVVRPGDQVNVQTKAD; encoded by the coding sequence ATGAACAGCGGACGTCCGCCCTATCCGCATATTCATCAGGTCAGCGTCTCGGACGGCGGGGTGCCGAAACAGCCGGTGCTGGAGGCGCGTGTAAGCCGGCTGGGTGTCGAAGGAGATCGTCAGCGTAACGTGAAACTTCACGGCGGTCCTGATCGTGCGGTCTGCTTATTTTCGCTGGAGGTGATTGAGCAATTGCGCCAGGCGGGCCATTCCATCGAGCCGGGTTTCTCCGGAGAGAATTTGACGTTGACGGGGCTGGACTGGAAGTTGGTGAGGCCCGGCGTCAGGCTCACTGTCGGGCCCGATGTTGAATTGGAAGTGATGAGCTATACATCACCCTGTCGCCACAATGCCCAATGGTTCCACGATGGCGACTATCAGCGCCTGTCGCAGAAGAAGCAGCCAGGGTGGAGCCGGGTGTATGCCAAAGTGTTGAAGGATGGAGTCGTTCGACCGGGCGATCAGGTGAACGTTCAGACAAAGGCCGACTGA
- a CDS encoding 50S ribosomal protein L11 methyltransferase: MMQEWVDVSIHSTVDPGELLGLLGDPHVRGAWEDQGVTHLYWSRDHWSGDQLGQVRAALDQLDPSGQSSGAVHVGDLPHQDWNRQWAQSVKPLRVGRRLVIRPSWEPASLLAGDLDIILDPKQAFGTGHHATTRMLLEWLEELIRGGETVLDVGSGSGILAMAALRLGAQSAVGVEIDPVAVDCAQECAGQNAFGQELTLICGTLSDVAMGTWPDVVVANIDRQTLLLLADELAAYGVAGSRLFFSGLLVEQVEEVMARYAGLGLYPVNRREQEGWVAIELRRAESCEGHE; encoded by the coding sequence ATGATGCAGGAATGGGTTGATGTCAGTATCCACAGCACGGTTGATCCTGGAGAATTGCTTGGGTTGCTGGGTGATCCTCATGTACGGGGCGCCTGGGAGGATCAAGGGGTGACCCATCTCTATTGGTCGCGTGACCATTGGAGTGGAGACCAGTTGGGACAGGTCCGCGCGGCGCTGGATCAACTCGATCCCTCCGGGCAGAGCAGTGGGGCTGTGCACGTCGGAGATCTGCCGCACCAGGATTGGAATCGGCAGTGGGCGCAGTCGGTCAAGCCGCTCCGGGTCGGGCGCCGGCTGGTGATTCGGCCCAGTTGGGAGCCTGCGTCATTGCTGGCCGGTGATCTCGACATTATCCTCGATCCCAAACAGGCGTTCGGGACAGGCCATCACGCGACCACCCGCATGTTGTTGGAGTGGCTGGAGGAACTGATTCGCGGCGGTGAAACGGTGCTGGATGTCGGGTCCGGCAGCGGTATTCTGGCGATGGCGGCGTTGCGGCTGGGTGCGCAGTCGGCTGTCGGTGTCGAAATCGATCCGGTGGCGGTGGACTGTGCTCAGGAGTGTGCGGGCCAGAATGCCTTCGGTCAGGAGTTGACCCTCATCTGCGGAACGCTGTCCGATGTGGCGATGGGTACGTGGCCGGATGTGGTGGTCGCGAATATCGATCGGCAGACGCTCTTGCTATTAGCCGATGAGTTGGCGGCCTACGGCGTGGCTGGGTCTCGGCTCTTTTTTTCAGGTCTGCTGGTTGAACAGGTCGAAGAAGTCATGGCACGCTATGCCGGCTTGGGGTTGTATCCTGTGAATCGGCGAGAGCAGGAAGGCTGGGTGGCGATCGAGCTGCGTCGAGCTGAATCGTGTGAAGGCCATGAGTAG
- a CDS encoding methylthioribulose 1-phosphate dehydratase, translating to MKTIPGFTAAAGQLAEIARWSHRNGWAPATSTNYSVRLPNEAIPALCAITSSGVDKEHLGTEHVLAIDHQGRPVSDTKLIPSAETALHLMLYRTMHAGAVLHTHSLAATLLSQRASEQGHLSLSGWELLKGLEGIKTHECTVQLPVFPNAQDIPTLAVLIEAALTAVPASYGFLLAGHGLYVWGRDLSEAKRHLETFEFILQCELEIRRHGHTSSAGPAYVSHG from the coding sequence ATGAAAACGATTCCAGGGTTCACCGCAGCCGCTGGCCAGTTGGCAGAAATCGCCCGTTGGTCGCACCGGAACGGATGGGCACCCGCCACAAGCACCAACTACAGCGTCCGCCTTCCAAACGAAGCCATACCAGCTCTTTGCGCGATTACGAGTTCGGGTGTGGACAAAGAGCATCTCGGAACCGAGCATGTGCTCGCGATCGACCACCAGGGTCGGCCGGTCTCGGACACGAAACTGATCCCTTCGGCGGAAACGGCTTTACATCTCATGCTCTACCGCACCATGCATGCCGGCGCCGTGTTGCACACTCATTCACTCGCCGCCACGCTCCTTTCTCAACGCGCCAGCGAGCAAGGGCACCTCTCTCTCTCCGGTTGGGAACTGCTGAAAGGGTTGGAGGGCATCAAGACACACGAGTGCACCGTTCAGCTCCCGGTGTTTCCCAACGCACAAGACATTCCCACACTCGCCGTCTTGATCGAAGCGGCGCTCACCGCCGTTCCAGCCTCCTACGGCTTTCTCTTAGCGGGACATGGCCTCTACGTGTGGGGACGCGATCTCTCCGAGGCTAAACGCCATCTCGAAACGTTCGAGTTCATTCTGCAATGCGAATTGGAGATTCGACGCCATGGCCATACTTCAAGTGCCGGACCGGCATACGTCTCACACGGATGA
- a CDS encoding MutS family DNA mismatch repair protein, which produces MVDLIVTSDHTNTRREHTLTRLLQRGERLHRRGTQASTRFSRWRGVLFLVGLLITVTLYRLEQYDAGNWSLLLFVIGFLTIAAYHNRLEHRIHRLALWSGIKRQHLGRLRLDWNAIPPNRPVQSAIHLYAHDLDLLGPRSLLHLLDTTTSTQGHDRLASWLLTQPPDEQTWQSRHRLVKELTRLTGFRDRLNVQARLTGEAEINGQRIEAILRHHLHLPSLRIVLPIQAILAATTLILGLGTLLNLMPSYWMISFGLYAVIFFQTDQGEELLEHAVGLHHEVEKLGTLLQFLEQRAQKPGSALAATCRVLLETDKAPSALIRRLAWVLHGVSVKAHPLVHLVLNALCPWDLFFTFRLQQFQRRIQHLLPLWLDCLAEVEAASALATFAYLHPSYTWPTPHRTEALTATGLGHPLIPAGKRVTNDIAFARRGILYLITGSNMSGKSTFLRTIGINLCLAQAGAPVCAKTFAWTWSRLACCIRVNDSLDAGLSFFYAEVKRLKSILQATEDREAPPVLFLIDEIFKGTNNRERLIGSRAYVRALAMGNGYGLVTTHDLELADLDQSIPALTNSHFQETVAAGTLQFDYTLRPGPCPTTNALRIMELEGLPINLPPPS; this is translated from the coding sequence ATGGTCGATCTCATCGTGACGTCCGACCACACCAACACCAGACGCGAACACACCCTCACCCGCCTCTTACAACGGGGCGAGCGCCTGCACCGGCGCGGGACACAAGCCAGCACACGATTCTCCCGGTGGCGAGGCGTCCTCTTTCTGGTCGGACTGCTCATCACCGTGACGCTCTACCGGCTGGAACAGTACGACGCCGGCAACTGGTCGCTCCTGTTGTTCGTCATCGGATTTCTCACAATCGCCGCGTATCATAACAGGCTCGAACACCGGATTCACCGGCTGGCGTTATGGTCCGGCATCAAGCGCCAGCATCTCGGCCGTCTGCGTCTCGACTGGAACGCCATCCCGCCCAATCGACCGGTTCAGTCCGCCATACACCTCTATGCCCATGACCTCGACCTGCTCGGCCCTCGCTCCCTACTGCATCTCCTCGACACGACCACGTCCACACAGGGCCACGACCGGCTCGCTTCCTGGCTCCTCACTCAACCGCCGGATGAACAGACCTGGCAGAGCAGACACCGGCTGGTCAAAGAACTGACTCGGCTGACAGGGTTTCGGGATCGGCTGAACGTCCAAGCCCGGCTGACGGGCGAGGCGGAAATCAACGGGCAACGCATTGAGGCGATCCTGCGGCATCATCTGCATCTGCCCTCCCTCCGCATCGTCCTCCCGATCCAAGCCATACTCGCCGCCACCACGCTGATTCTCGGCCTTGGCACGCTGCTCAACCTCATGCCGTCCTATTGGATGATCTCGTTCGGCCTCTATGCGGTGATCTTTTTTCAGACCGATCAGGGAGAGGAATTGCTGGAGCATGCCGTCGGCCTGCATCATGAAGTCGAAAAACTGGGAACGCTCTTACAGTTCCTGGAGCAGCGCGCCCAGAAACCGGGATCGGCACTGGCCGCAACCTGCCGCGTGCTCCTAGAAACGGATAAGGCCCCGTCGGCGTTGATTCGACGCCTGGCGTGGGTGCTCCATGGCGTCAGCGTCAAAGCGCATCCGCTGGTTCACTTGGTGCTCAATGCGCTGTGCCCCTGGGATCTGTTCTTTACCTTCCGCCTGCAACAATTCCAACGGCGGATCCAGCACCTCCTCCCACTCTGGCTGGATTGCCTCGCCGAAGTGGAAGCCGCATCAGCACTGGCCACCTTCGCCTACCTGCACCCGTCATATACCTGGCCGACACCCCACCGGACCGAGGCGCTGACCGCCACAGGACTCGGCCATCCGCTCATCCCCGCGGGCAAGCGAGTCACCAACGACATCGCATTTGCACGCCGCGGCATTCTGTATCTAATCACCGGTTCAAACATGTCCGGCAAGAGCACCTTCCTCAGAACGATCGGCATCAATCTCTGCCTCGCGCAGGCCGGTGCGCCGGTCTGCGCCAAGACCTTTGCCTGGACCTGGAGCCGCCTCGCCTGCTGCATTCGCGTCAACGACTCCCTGGATGCAGGCCTGTCGTTCTTCTATGCGGAAGTGAAACGCTTGAAGTCGATTCTTCAGGCGACGGAGGATCGAGAGGCCCCGCCGGTGCTGTTCTTGATCGACGAAATTTTCAAAGGCACCAACAACCGTGAGCGGCTCATTGGCAGTCGGGCCTATGTACGGGCACTAGCCATGGGCAACGGCTACGGCTTGGTCACCACCCACGATCTCGAGCTTGCCGATCTTGACCAATCGATTCCCGCGCTCACCAACAGCCACTTTCAAGAAACAGTCGCGGCCGGCACACTGCAATTCGATTACACCCTGCGGCCAGGCCCCTGCCCAACGACCAATGCGTTGCGGATTATGGAATTGGAAGGACTGCCGATAAACCTCCCGCCGCCTTCATAA
- a CDS encoding amidohydrolase family protein has product MNTKSLIDCHVHLAALPDGNNRCYISPKMLKSPLFRFLFWKHGLSVNRPREANEKYLDDLLIELRASKHVQKGVLLGMDGHYDSNGILSLEHTDLLVNNDYVLKTAQAHPDELLAGISINPQRRDAVEEVHRCADAGATLVKVLPNAQQFDPADPKYKRFYRALAERKLPFLSHVGYEFSLIGKDQSVGEPDRLRVALDEGATVIAAHACSYGLILFEKFLPTLRDLVQRYPNFYADISALTLPNRFRMLLHLRNYPEVHERLLFGTDYPLSVFHIAAWGRVAFGTLRKMMQTTNRFDRQVEVCNGLKLGFRSLGDILPHSTMHSNR; this is encoded by the coding sequence ATGAACACGAAATCGCTCATCGATTGCCATGTGCATCTTGCCGCGTTGCCCGACGGCAACAACCGCTGCTATATTTCGCCGAAGATGCTGAAGAGCCCGCTCTTTCGTTTTCTGTTTTGGAAGCACGGCCTCTCCGTCAACCGGCCGCGTGAAGCCAATGAAAAGTATCTGGACGATCTGCTCATCGAACTGCGCGCCTCGAAGCACGTACAGAAAGGTGTCTTGCTCGGTATGGACGGCCATTATGACTCCAACGGCATCCTGAGCCTGGAGCATACCGATCTGCTCGTGAACAATGACTATGTGCTCAAGACCGCCCAGGCCCATCCGGACGAATTGCTGGCCGGCATCTCCATCAACCCGCAGCGGCGGGACGCGGTCGAAGAAGTGCATCGGTGTGCGGATGCCGGAGCGACGCTGGTCAAAGTGCTGCCGAACGCGCAACAGTTCGACCCGGCCGATCCAAAGTACAAGCGGTTTTACCGGGCGCTCGCCGAGCGAAAGCTCCCGTTCCTCAGCCATGTCGGCTACGAGTTCAGCTTGATCGGCAAAGACCAATCGGTCGGCGAACCCGACCGGCTTCGAGTCGCGCTCGACGAAGGGGCCACGGTCATCGCAGCTCACGCTTGCAGCTACGGACTGATTCTCTTCGAGAAGTTTCTGCCGACCCTGCGCGATCTGGTGCAGCGCTATCCGAATTTCTATGCGGATATCTCCGCCCTCACCCTGCCGAACCGCTTCCGTATGCTCCTGCACCTGCGCAACTACCCCGAGGTACACGAGCGCCTGCTCTTCGGAACCGACTATCCCCTTTCCGTGTTTCATATCGCCGCCTGGGGGCGCGTGGCCTTCGGCACGTTACGCAAGATGATGCAGACCACAAACCGCTTCGACCGGCAGGTCGAAGTGTGCAACGGATTGAAGCTGGGTTTCCGGTCGCTGGGCGACATTCTTCCTCATTCCACGATGCACTCGAACCGATAG
- a CDS encoding RNA polymerase sigma factor → MDRNQILASLRERILAFATSRVSRDQAEDLTQETLVVLHEKYPAVTDVTELVPLAFQVLRFKMLDAHRKAFRRGEYNQESVEELPLADPGADPAAQLDQQQRVNRLLAAVMQLGERCRELFKWKLEGKTFPEIQKIMGQSSINTIYTWDLRCRKQLLAAMDGSWD, encoded by the coding sequence ATGGACCGCAATCAGATACTTGCCTCGCTTCGCGAAAGGATTCTCGCGTTCGCGACATCACGAGTATCGAGGGACCAGGCCGAAGATCTGACCCAGGAAACGCTCGTAGTGCTGCATGAGAAGTACCCCGCAGTCACCGACGTGACCGAACTGGTCCCCTTGGCATTTCAGGTCTTGCGGTTCAAGATGCTCGACGCTCACCGCAAGGCCTTCCGGCGAGGCGAGTACAATCAGGAGTCGGTCGAGGAATTGCCGCTGGCCGACCCCGGTGCTGATCCGGCCGCTCAGCTTGACCAACAGCAACGCGTGAACCGGTTACTCGCCGCGGTCATGCAACTCGGCGAGCGCTGCCGGGAACTCTTCAAGTGGAAACTGGAGGGGAAAACCTTTCCCGAGATTCAAAAGATCATGGGACAATCGTCAATCAATACGATCTATACCTGGGATCTTCGATGCAGGAAGCAGCTGTTAGCGGCGATGGACGGCAGCTGGGACTAA
- a CDS encoding acyl-[ACP]--phospholipid O-acyltransferase, with the protein MSIPSSHPLRGLLIAQFFGAFNDNAWKLIVALLGIRQVAATLAPGADLEAASQSQTTLTFVIFTLPLVLISLVAGVVADRISKRTVIVSMKAVEVGLMAAGTVALFIDQAGGWLPLIVLGCMGAHSALFSPAKYGILPEILPHDRLTQGNGILELSTFLAILGGTAVGGMLLEGAGSSTWLAPLALTLFSLIGFGASLTVPSVPVARTEGGIGSTLGGAIHAVRASQTLLLTILGAAFFWTIASLVGQDMLVYAKTVLTLPDSLSGLPLAVLSIGIGAGAMLAGKLSGERIEYGLIPMGAIGIWVFLLLLGLLGPALYGTLILMAGLGLSCGLFVVPINSLIQWHAPTDRRGSIIALSNTCTYSGVLMGSLSGGILASLGLSSTGILLAAAAATFAGTLWALWLVPGAFVRLVLMLLTKTLYRVRIVEPAHVPQTGGALLVPNHMSLVDGFLLIASLDRPVRFVVDAAYATHPLFKWLMDIMQVIPISSSGGPRVILRALRSAGQALDDGELVCIFPEGQITRTGTLLPFRRGFERIVKGRTVPIIPVHLDRVWGSLFSFVKGRFIWKLPEQIPYPVTVSFGAPQPAGTPAHELRRLVRELGEAAWRLRKADQQPIHRPVITAWRRHPLTFAMADASRPRITGLKALIGTVTLARAMRTHWRGQRHVGLLLPPSVPGALLNVAAALAGKTSVNLNYTVGRVGLESAVTQADLKTVLTSRLFIDKAKLEIPGSVTVLYLEDIARTISGGEKFTALLLGLFAPIGLLERACGREQPISLDDLATIIFSSGSTGEPKGVMLSHFAINANVDGAGQVIHISQADRALGILPFFHSFGYMLLWFYARNNTGIVFHPSPLDVGAIGELCSQYRISLLVVTPTFLQLYLRRCTPEQFSNLRVVLTGAEKLPLRLVQAFQDKFGITPVEGYGVTECAPVISANCPDFRASGFYQVASRRGTVGQPFPGVSVRIVDPETWAILPPGQSGMLLVKGPNVMSGYLGREDLTAKAMKDGWYITGDIATLDDDGFLTITDRLSRFSKIGGEMVPHGKVEEALQQAAGADLQVFAVTGLPDEKKGERLAVLYTIDDAMLPTVLDKLATSGLPNLFIPAKNQFVKVDALPILGTGKLDLRGVKRIAMERLAQDSAP; encoded by the coding sequence ATGTCCATTCCATCGTCGCATCCGCTTCGCGGTCTGTTGATCGCGCAATTCTTCGGCGCCTTTAACGACAACGCCTGGAAACTCATAGTCGCGCTCCTCGGCATTCGTCAGGTCGCGGCGACCCTGGCGCCGGGCGCGGATCTGGAAGCAGCCTCTCAATCGCAGACCACGCTCACATTTGTCATCTTCACACTCCCGTTGGTGCTGATCTCGCTGGTGGCCGGTGTGGTGGCGGATCGCATCAGCAAACGCACCGTCATCGTGTCCATGAAAGCCGTTGAAGTCGGCCTCATGGCGGCCGGCACCGTCGCCCTCTTTATCGATCAGGCCGGGGGCTGGCTGCCCCTCATCGTACTCGGCTGTATGGGCGCCCACAGCGCACTCTTCAGCCCGGCGAAATATGGAATCTTGCCTGAAATTCTGCCGCACGACCGGCTCACCCAGGGCAATGGCATTCTTGAATTGAGCACCTTCCTCGCAATTCTTGGCGGCACCGCCGTCGGGGGAATGCTGCTGGAGGGCGCAGGCTCATCCACCTGGCTGGCTCCGCTGGCGCTCACGCTGTTCTCGCTCATCGGCTTCGGCGCATCGCTGACCGTCCCTTCCGTCCCGGTCGCCCGGACAGAGGGAGGCATCGGCTCCACGCTCGGAGGAGCCATTCACGCCGTCCGCGCCAGCCAAACCTTGCTGCTCACGATCCTCGGCGCCGCCTTCTTCTGGACGATCGCCAGCCTGGTCGGCCAAGATATGTTGGTCTACGCCAAAACGGTCCTGACCCTGCCGGACTCGCTCTCCGGCCTCCCGCTCGCCGTGCTCTCGATCGGCATCGGCGCCGGCGCCATGCTCGCGGGAAAACTTTCCGGCGAGCGCATCGAGTACGGCTTGATTCCCATGGGCGCCATCGGGATCTGGGTGTTTCTCTTACTGCTGGGACTGCTCGGTCCAGCACTCTACGGCACACTCATCTTGATGGCAGGACTTGGCCTGTCCTGTGGACTCTTTGTCGTGCCCATAAATTCCTTGATCCAGTGGCATGCGCCCACCGATCGGCGCGGAAGCATCATTGCCCTCTCAAATACCTGCACGTATAGTGGCGTCCTCATGGGATCGCTCAGCGGCGGCATCTTGGCATCTCTCGGCCTTTCCAGCACCGGCATTCTACTCGCGGCGGCTGCGGCCACCTTCGCCGGCACCCTGTGGGCCCTCTGGCTGGTCCCCGGCGCCTTCGTCCGCCTCGTCCTCATGCTCCTGACTAAAACGCTCTATCGAGTGCGCATTGTCGAACCGGCACACGTACCGCAAACAGGCGGCGCGCTTCTGGTCCCGAACCACATGTCGCTGGTCGACGGGTTTCTCCTGATCGCCAGCCTCGACCGCCCGGTCCGCTTTGTAGTCGATGCCGCCTACGCGACCCATCCGTTGTTCAAATGGTTGATGGACATTATGCAGGTCATCCCGATTTCTTCTTCCGGGGGACCGAGGGTCATCCTGCGCGCGCTCCGTAGCGCCGGTCAGGCACTCGACGACGGCGAGCTCGTCTGCATCTTCCCGGAAGGGCAAATCACCAGAACCGGCACGCTCTTGCCGTTCCGCCGTGGATTCGAACGCATCGTGAAAGGACGCACCGTCCCCATCATCCCGGTTCATCTGGATCGCGTCTGGGGCAGCCTCTTCAGCTTCGTCAAAGGCCGCTTCATCTGGAAGCTTCCGGAACAGATTCCCTATCCGGTGACAGTCTCCTTCGGCGCGCCGCAACCGGCCGGGACTCCGGCGCATGAACTCCGCCGGCTCGTGCGCGAGCTGGGTGAAGCCGCCTGGAGATTGCGTAAAGCCGACCAGCAACCGATCCATCGCCCGGTCATCACCGCCTGGCGCCGCCATCCGCTCACCTTTGCTATGGCCGACGCCTCTCGCCCGCGCATCACCGGACTCAAAGCCTTGATCGGCACCGTCACGCTGGCGCGCGCCATGCGAACGCACTGGCGGGGCCAGCGTCATGTGGGGCTGCTCCTGCCTCCGAGCGTGCCCGGTGCGCTGCTCAACGTCGCCGCCGCCCTCGCTGGAAAAACCAGTGTGAATCTGAATTACACCGTCGGCCGTGTCGGGCTGGAATCGGCAGTGACTCAGGCCGACCTCAAGACCGTGCTCACCAGCCGTCTGTTTATCGACAAGGCCAAATTGGAAATCCCCGGCAGCGTCACGGTCTTGTATCTGGAAGATATCGCCAGGACGATATCCGGCGGCGAGAAATTCACCGCCTTGCTGCTGGGACTCTTCGCGCCGATCGGCCTTCTGGAGCGGGCCTGCGGCCGGGAGCAGCCGATCAGCCTGGACGATCTGGCCACGATCATCTTCAGCAGCGGCAGCACGGGTGAACCCAAAGGCGTCATGCTCTCGCACTTCGCAATCAATGCGAACGTCGACGGCGCCGGACAGGTCATCCACATCAGCCAAGCCGATCGCGCCTTGGGCATCCTTCCCTTCTTCCATTCGTTCGGCTATATGCTGCTCTGGTTCTATGCGCGCAATAATACCGGCATCGTCTTTCACCCGTCTCCGTTGGATGTCGGCGCCATCGGTGAACTTTGCAGCCAGTACCGCATTTCCCTCCTGGTCGTCACGCCGACCTTCTTACAGCTCTATCTGCGCCGCTGCACGCCTGAACAATTCAGTAACCTGCGTGTCGTGCTGACGGGCGCGGAAAAACTCCCGCTCCGCCTCGTGCAGGCATTCCAGGACAAGTTCGGCATCACCCCGGTCGAAGGCTACGGCGTGACGGAGTGCGCGCCCGTCATCTCGGCCAACTGTCCGGACTTCCGCGCCTCCGGCTTCTACCAGGTGGCGTCGCGCCGAGGGACTGTCGGCCAGCCGTTTCCCGGCGTGTCGGTGCGCATCGTCGATCCGGAGACCTGGGCCATTCTGCCGCCGGGCCAATCCGGCATGCTGCTGGTCAAAGGTCCCAATGTGATGAGCGGCTATCTCGGCAGGGAAGACCTCACGGCCAAGGCGATGAAAGACGGCTGGTACATTACCGGCGACATTGCGACGCTGGACGACGATGGATTTCTCACGATTACCGACCGGCTCTCCCGCTTTTCAAAAATCGGCGGCGAGATGGTGCCTCACGGAAAAGTCGAAGAAGCCTTGCAACAGGCCGCCGGCGCAGATCTGCAAGTCTTCGCCGTGACCGGCCTCCCGGACGAGAAAAAGGGCGAACGGCTGGCCGTGCTCTACACCATCGACGACGCGATGCTCCCGACCGTGCTCGACAAGCTCGCCACCAGCGGATTACCCAATCTCTTTATCCCGGCCAAAAACCAATTCGTGAAAGTCGACGCGCTGCCGATCCTCGGCACCGGCAAGTTGGATTTGCGTGGAGTCAAACGGATCGCGATGGAACGACTGGCCCAGGACAGCGCGCCCTGA
- a CDS encoding class I SAM-dependent methyltransferase: MISRVLEPEFMDDPLQATAYAEADFSAENQRFVELFREYFPEFSQGHVFDFGCGPGDIPVRLARALPDCRVTGIDASRPMIELAEQAVRQADLSSRVSVRCERFQDLAGANQADAAVSNSLLHHLPNPLQFWHKLRLFVKPGSPVLVMDLLRPESSEAAQAIVDQYAKGAPDILRRDFYNSLLAAFTEDEIGAQLAQMNLTRLLIDVPDDRHWVVGGIIY, translated from the coding sequence ATGATATCACGGGTTCTTGAGCCGGAATTCATGGATGATCCTTTGCAGGCCACGGCCTATGCTGAGGCGGATTTCTCCGCAGAGAATCAGCGCTTCGTCGAGTTGTTTCGAGAATACTTCCCGGAGTTTTCCCAAGGGCATGTGTTTGATTTTGGCTGCGGGCCGGGCGATATTCCCGTTCGACTGGCCCGTGCCTTGCCGGATTGTCGCGTCACAGGAATTGATGCGTCGAGGCCGATGATCGAGTTGGCTGAGCAGGCCGTTCGCCAGGCTGATCTGTCGAGCCGGGTATCTGTGCGCTGTGAACGATTCCAGGATCTTGCCGGAGCCAACCAGGCTGATGCGGCTGTCTCCAATAGTCTGCTCCATCACTTGCCCAATCCGTTGCAGTTCTGGCACAAGCTGCGGCTCTTTGTGAAGCCCGGCTCGCCGGTGCTGGTCATGGATCTGTTGCGGCCCGAATCATCCGAGGCGGCCCAAGCCATTGTGGACCAGTACGCGAAGGGAGCCCCTGATATTCTGCGCCGCGATTTCTATAATTCGCTGCTCGCGGCATTTACCGAAGATGAAATCGGCGCCCAACTCGCGCAGATGAATCTCACGCGGTTGCTCATCGATGTGCCGGATGATCGGCATTGGGTCGTTGGCGGCATCATCTATTGA
- a CDS encoding NnrS family protein: protein MPTESPNDQGPAFLSYGFRPFFLSAALFAGLAIPVWALILTGWTDSPFRYAPRDWHVHEMLFGFLPAVITGFLLTAMPNWTDRPPLKGTPLLALLMLWLAGRLTIAMPWPTPLVGALIDAGYLAALAAIVWREIAAGKAWDRAPIGIVISLYAAANILFHALALSGSETDLPERMAVALMMLLLTLIGGRVTPSFTGDYLAEQGRPEELPDFSSIDGAAILLTVMAALSWTIHPQASVAGWLLIAAGLANIVRLARWRGWLTWREPIVLILHVGYGWLTLALLIIGGATLGFGLKPADAVHALTTGAVGAMTMAVMTRASLGHTGRPKQADRLTLMIYMLVNLGALLRVFGAMTGLPATLMLGAAAAAWSAGYLLFATVYGPYLMRPSLDE, encoded by the coding sequence ATGCCGACAGAATCACCCAACGACCAGGGCCCGGCATTCTTGTCTTACGGATTCCGCCCGTTCTTCCTCAGCGCGGCGCTCTTTGCCGGTCTAGCCATTCCCGTCTGGGCGTTGATTCTGACAGGCTGGACGGATTCACCCTTCCGCTATGCTCCGCGCGATTGGCACGTGCACGAGATGCTCTTCGGCTTTCTGCCAGCGGTGATTACCGGGTTCCTCCTCACCGCAATGCCGAACTGGACCGACCGGCCGCCGCTCAAAGGCACGCCGCTGCTGGCCTTGTTGATGCTCTGGCTCGCCGGACGCCTGACGATCGCCATGCCGTGGCCAACGCCACTCGTAGGGGCGCTCATTGATGCGGGATATCTGGCTGCGCTGGCCGCCATTGTCTGGCGAGAGATCGCGGCAGGAAAGGCGTGGGATCGCGCCCCGATCGGCATCGTCATCAGTCTCTATGCCGCCGCCAATATTTTGTTTCACGCGCTGGCGCTGAGTGGATCAGAAACGGATCTACCCGAGCGGATGGCCGTCGCGCTGATGATGCTGTTGCTGACGCTCATCGGCGGACGCGTGACACCCAGCTTCACCGGTGACTACCTGGCCGAGCAGGGCCGTCCCGAAGAGCTTCCAGACTTTTCCAGCATTGATGGAGCGGCGATTCTCCTCACAGTCATGGCCGCGCTGAGCTGGACCATTCACCCTCAGGCCAGTGTGGCCGGATGGCTCTTGATCGCCGCCGGGCTAGCCAATATCGTCCGCCTCGCGCGCTGGCGCGGGTGGCTCACCTGGCGCGAGCCGATCGTGTTGATCCTGCATGTGGGGTATGGATGGCTCACACTGGCGCTGCTCATCATCGGTGGAGCGACGCTGGGATTCGGCCTCAAGCCGGCCGATGCAGTGCACGCCCTCACGACGGGCGCAGTCGGCGCCATGACCATGGCAGTGATGACCCGCGCCAGCTTAGGCCACACGGGACGGCCGAAACAGGCAGACCGCCTGACGCTCATGATCTACATGCTGGTCAACCTGGGTGCGCTACTGCGAGTCTTCGGGGCGATGACCGGCCTCCCGGCGACTCTCATGCTCGGCGCTGCCGCCGCAGCCTGGAGCGCCGGCTACCTGCTCTTTGCCACAGTGTACGGCCCCTACCTCATGCGCCCCAGCCTCGACGAGTAA